The Bifidobacterium eulemuris genome includes a window with the following:
- a CDS encoding glycosyltransferase family 2 protein, which translates to MTKPLVSLIIPAFNAAKYLRSCITSLTAQTYDNIEIIIVDDGSSDNTLALSYEMASIDHRIHVIHQENAGVSIARNIGIDHASGKYLQFVDADDELIGDALELEIQALQKKPADVLHFDFQPFNSYGPLPRTKEVLASFPIDDFSGSERAMEHVHRGAIGNYVWAFLLKTSILKEKGLRFRPNLIFGEDALFVNELLASIDSVAYLNRQIYRYREEDGVSSMRKLQFSLDDEYVVQQLDVLYESLPKIPTYSIYRTKLLIDAYCVLPDKKTDPNTKKTARRLSKQLRQATKYNLFQQLPQKYALKLFLIDIGLYDLGIFFSRSTRLMKCCNKDEFNNK; encoded by the coding sequence ATGACAAAGCCTCTTGTATCTTTGATTATTCCTGCTTTTAATGCAGCGAAATATTTACGTTCATGCATCACGAGTCTTACTGCACAAACTTACGATAATATCGAAATTATCATTGTTGATGACGGCTCGAGCGATAATACGTTGGCCTTATCTTATGAAATGGCTTCAATTGATCATCGCATACATGTTATTCATCAAGAAAATGCAGGTGTCTCAATTGCTAGAAATATCGGTATAGATCATGCCTCTGGTAAATATCTACAGTTCGTTGATGCAGATGACGAACTCATCGGCGATGCTTTAGAATTAGAAATTCAAGCATTGCAAAAAAAACCAGCTGATGTTCTTCACTTCGATTTTCAGCCATTTAACAGTTATGGTCCGCTACCTAGAACAAAAGAAGTCCTTGCATCGTTTCCTATAGATGATTTCTCTGGTTCCGAACGCGCCATGGAACATGTTCATCGAGGGGCTATCGGCAATTACGTATGGGCATTTCTTCTTAAGACATCAATCTTGAAGGAGAAAGGTCTGCGATTCAGGCCAAACCTCATATTCGGAGAAGATGCATTATTTGTCAATGAATTGCTTGCATCAATTGATTCTGTCGCATATCTCAACCGGCAGATATATCGATATCGGGAGGAGGATGGGGTTTCCTCAATGAGAAAACTCCAGTTTTCTCTTGATGATGAATATGTTGTCCAGCAACTTGATGTTTTATACGAATCTCTACCAAAGATTCCAACTTATTCAATTTATCGAACCAAATTACTTATCGATGCCTATTGTGTGTTGCCAGATAAAAAAACAGATCCCAATACTAAAAAAACTGCCCGAAGGCTATCTAAGCAATTACGCCAAGCCACGAAATATAATCTTTTTCAACAATTGCCTCAAAAATATGCTTTGAAACTGTTTCTTATTGACATAGGTTTATATGATTTAGGTATCTTTTTTTCTCGTAGCACTCGCCTAATGAAATGCTGTAATAAAGATGAATTCAACAACAAATAA
- the pssE gene encoding PssE/Cps14G family polysaccharide biosynthesis glycosyltransferase: MIFVSVGTQKFQFNRLIQSIDDFVRDGKIQDEVVMQTGYSSYLPRLIESHKFFSPEKFDTYIDDCDVLVTHGGVGTIVKGLKANKPVVVVPRLEQFREHVDNHQIEIADAFAAKNYILKCIDVNSLPSLLYVAETHSFERYVSQQGKAIDVIEKFLTSSNQKER; this comes from the coding sequence GTGATTTTCGTTTCTGTTGGAACTCAAAAATTCCAGTTCAACCGTCTCATTCAGTCCATTGATGACTTTGTCCGTGATGGAAAAATACAGGACGAGGTTGTTATGCAGACAGGATATAGCAGTTATCTCCCTCGATTAATAGAATCCCACAAATTTTTTTCTCCAGAAAAGTTCGATACGTATATCGACGACTGTGATGTTCTTGTCACGCATGGCGGTGTTGGGACTATCGTCAAAGGACTTAAAGCCAACAAACCAGTTGTCGTCGTTCCTCGTTTAGAACAATTCCGAGAGCATGTCGACAATCATCAAATTGAAATCGCTGATGCCTTTGCCGCAAAGAATTACATACTGAAGTGCATAGATGTCAATAGTCTGCCGTCGTTGCTCTACGTAGCTGAAACACATTCCTTCGAACGATATGTTTCTCAACAGGGCAAAGCTATTGATGTAATTGAAAAATTCTTAACATCCTCTAATCAGAAGGAACGATAG
- a CDS encoding beta-1,6-N-acetylglucosaminyltransferase, translated as MKHAFLIMAHNNWNQLKTLISLLDDERCSIFLHVDNGSKSFNQQMFEGLTEHASLRFLPRMNISWGGDRQIFCEMLLLKESRKSNCDYYHLLSGMDLPLHKIDYIDRFFEEHNGKEFVHFTEIGDSISTSTRDRIAIWHPFQNQLGRHCSYVDFALSNIQKSIHVDRLQSCTKTLGKGAQWFSITRNFVDYVITNWSYYQKMFTNSYCADEMFLQTMLLNSPLRKNIFRPEPDDDYASIMRIIDWERGNPYVFRACDLETLRNSAMLFARKFDERIDNNVIMKIAKEIRSSN; from the coding sequence ATGAAACATGCTTTTTTGATTATGGCTCACAACAACTGGAATCAACTAAAGACGCTTATATCTCTTCTTGATGACGAACGTTGTTCTATTTTCTTACATGTGGATAATGGATCGAAAAGTTTTAATCAACAAATGTTTGAAGGATTGACCGAACATGCGTCTTTGAGGTTTCTTCCTCGCATGAACATCTCGTGGGGTGGAGATAGACAGATTTTTTGCGAGATGCTTTTACTAAAAGAATCTCGCAAGAGCAATTGTGATTATTATCATCTATTGTCTGGCATGGATTTACCATTGCATAAGATAGATTATATTGATCGTTTCTTTGAAGAGCATAACGGAAAAGAATTTGTTCATTTTACGGAGATAGGTGATTCTATAAGCACTAGTACACGTGATAGAATCGCGATCTGGCACCCTTTCCAAAATCAACTCGGAAGGCACTGCAGTTATGTCGATTTCGCTCTAAGTAATATTCAAAAGAGTATACACGTCGATAGGCTTCAGTCATGCACAAAAACACTTGGTAAAGGCGCGCAGTGGTTCAGTATTACTCGAAATTTTGTAGACTATGTAATCACAAATTGGTCATACTATCAAAAAATGTTTACCAATTCATATTGTGCAGATGAAATGTTCTTACAGACTATGCTTCTGAATTCTCCGCTCCGAAAAAATATTTTTCGTCCAGAACCAGACGATGACTATGCATCAATTATGCGTATTATCGATTGGGAGAGAGGAAATCCTTATGTCTTCAGAGCTTGTGACTTAGAGACATTACGCAATTCTGCTATGCTTTTTGCGAGAAAATTTGATGAAAGAATTGACAACAACGTAATTATGAAAATCGCAAAAGAAATCAGATCGTCTAATTAG
- a CDS encoding polysaccharide pyruvyl transferase family protein: protein MHEKIAILTINDIDNYGNRLQNYALVQLLGGKDTCTTIHLDIYRYSIFKYYIRPFSTVLRMIKASISQNHKLYWKRISKAKQFTTRYASNNIFSLTAYKGLKVRGNNQLKTVVIGSDQVWNYEWLSKEDLSLRLGSFASSDVPTISYAASIGVSRIDGSVGPVFREYLPRLKAISVREDRARELIKEVADLNAAVVLDPTLMITSKEWLKITENFVSGDDRYVLTYFIGKPSAAQERTIQEYATAHNCRVRRMLDLRDPETYVSGPQDFVELFSKSEYVFTDSYHACCFSILFHKQFTVFNRDGMKGSMNSRMETLFRLFDLNAVVMDDGLAPVIDYDKVDRLLERHRAESQAWLDKAMEIE, encoded by the coding sequence GTGCACGAGAAAATTGCAATACTAACTATCAACGATATCGACAACTATGGTAACAGACTACAGAACTATGCTCTTGTGCAGTTACTGGGTGGGAAGGATACATGCACAACGATTCATTTAGATATATACCGATATAGTATCTTTAAATACTATATTCGTCCTTTTTCTACAGTCCTCAGGATGATTAAGGCGAGTATTTCACAAAATCATAAACTCTATTGGAAACGCATCAGCAAGGCAAAGCAGTTTACAACCAGATATGCTTCTAACAACATCTTTTCTTTGACTGCTTATAAAGGTCTAAAGGTTCGAGGCAATAATCAACTGAAGACGGTAGTTATAGGCTCTGATCAGGTATGGAATTATGAATGGCTTTCCAAAGAAGACTTATCCCTTCGTCTAGGATCTTTTGCTTCTTCTGATGTGCCTACCATCAGTTATGCCGCCAGTATAGGTGTATCTAGGATTGACGGTAGCGTGGGTCCTGTATTTCGGGAATATCTCCCTCGCTTAAAAGCGATTTCAGTTCGCGAGGATCGCGCTCGAGAATTGATTAAAGAAGTTGCAGACTTGAATGCGGCTGTTGTGCTAGATCCTACACTCATGATTACCTCAAAAGAGTGGCTTAAGATTACAGAAAACTTTGTCTCAGGTGATGACCGATACGTGCTCACCTACTTTATAGGGAAACCAAGTGCGGCGCAGGAGCGCACTATTCAGGAATACGCGACTGCTCATAACTGCAGGGTGCGCCGCATGCTTGATTTGCGTGATCCGGAGACATATGTGTCAGGCCCGCAGGATTTTGTTGAGCTCTTCTCCAAGTCGGAGTATGTGTTCACTGATTCCTATCACGCTTGCTGTTTCTCGATTCTGTTCCATAAGCAATTTACTGTATTCAATCGAGATGGCATGAAGGGTAGTATGAACTCGCGCATGGAGACCTTGTTTCGTCTATTCGATCTCAACGCTGTCGTGATGGACGACGGTCTCGCCCCCGTGATCGACTACGACAAGGTCGACCGGCTGCTCGAACGTCACCGTGCTGAGTCGCAAGCCTGGCTCGATAAAGCTATGGAAATTGAATGA
- the pssD gene encoding PssD/Cps14F family polysaccharide biosynthesis glycosyltransferase, which translates to MKICFVSSSGGHWEELCCLSGIAKKNDAFFVTETCEQAIDSQTRRIYTVPQINRHEKGFIKHFFQLVATAYKMLTQECPDVIISTGALVAFPFCLIGKLCGCKIIYIESFARVKDKSLTGKLVYPFADLFLVQWRELLPIYPKSVYVGPIF; encoded by the coding sequence ATGAAGATATGTTTTGTTTCCTCATCTGGGGGACATTGGGAAGAATTATGCTGTTTAAGTGGGATTGCAAAGAAAAATGATGCCTTCTTTGTCACTGAGACATGTGAACAAGCAATAGATAGCCAAACTCGTAGAATTTACACCGTTCCACAGATTAATCGGCATGAGAAAGGGTTCATTAAACATTTCTTTCAACTAGTTGCAACTGCATATAAAATGCTCACGCAAGAGTGTCCAGATGTTATCATTTCGACAGGTGCCTTGGTTGCGTTTCCATTCTGTCTCATTGGAAAGCTATGCGGATGCAAAATTATTTACATTGAATCTTTTGCGCGCGTGAAAGATAAATCACTGACAGGGAAACTTGTGTACCCATTTGCTGATCTTTTCCTAGTGCAATGGCGTGAACTTCTTCCTATATATCCCAAATCTGTATACGTTGGACCGATTTTCTAG
- a CDS encoding glycosyltransferase family 4 protein, with product MRVLMVGVDENTVGGMLTVVQNYQKASDFCDSTHLEYIATATRAGAWGKIKKMLLGFARIAFTIRKHDIDIVHVHMSERGSVFREGFVVLLANTLGSKTIIHMHGAEIETWYKNQWPLVRKLIRYIFCSADRMLILGTKWRPFISEVMQGQTQKIKVLRNAVHVESSNMACASATDILFYGALIKRKGVDDLLQAFAAIKDEIPTMNLRLYGDDQDYRPIEKISEFGLEGRASYGGWVTPDNREQVFANTLVNVLPSYNEGLPMTILESMGYGIPNISTNIAAIPEAVDDGVNGFLVRPGDVEALKQRLLKLCTDKELWQQFSNNAHTKAYDFFSLDSHIKRLLSIYDELLADHSHDEKGF from the coding sequence ATGCGGGTTCTTATGGTAGGGGTCGATGAGAATACTGTCGGTGGCATGCTGACTGTTGTGCAGAATTATCAAAAGGCGTCAGACTTTTGTGACTCGACTCATCTGGAATATATTGCCACTGCAACGAGAGCTGGCGCATGGGGGAAAATCAAGAAGATGCTGCTCGGTTTCGCGCGCATTGCCTTCACCATCCGCAAGCACGATATCGATATCGTACACGTGCATATGTCAGAGCGAGGCAGTGTGTTCCGTGAAGGGTTCGTTGTACTTCTTGCCAACACTCTTGGTTCAAAAACTATTATTCACATGCACGGTGCGGAAATCGAGACATGGTACAAAAACCAGTGGCCTTTAGTACGAAAACTGATCCGCTATATCTTCTGTTCCGCCGATCGTATGCTAATTCTCGGCACAAAATGGAGACCCTTCATCAGCGAGGTTATGCAAGGACAAACGCAGAAGATAAAGGTCCTTCGCAATGCCGTACATGTCGAGTCATCGAATATGGCATGTGCATCCGCAACGGACATACTGTTCTATGGTGCACTAATCAAACGAAAAGGTGTGGACGACTTGTTACAAGCATTCGCCGCCATCAAAGATGAGATTCCAACTATGAATCTTCGTTTATACGGAGACGACCAGGATTATCGTCCGATTGAGAAAATCTCTGAATTCGGCTTGGAAGGACGTGCCTCATATGGAGGATGGGTCACTCCGGACAATCGTGAACAAGTGTTTGCCAATACACTAGTGAACGTATTGCCTTCATACAATGAGGGTTTGCCCATGACAATCCTTGAAAGTATGGGCTATGGGATTCCCAATATCTCCACTAACATCGCGGCGATTCCCGAAGCTGTGGACGATGGCGTAAATGGTTTCCTTGTCCGACCAGGTGATGTAGAAGCTTTGAAACAAAGGTTGCTTAAGCTATGCACGGACAAAGAACTTTGGCAACAATTCAGCAACAATGCTCATACGAAGGCCTATGATTTTTTTTCTTTGGATTCGCATATTAAACGTCTGCTGTCCATCTATGACGAGTTGCTTGCTGATCATTCCCATGACGAAAAGGGCTTCTAA